A window of Tripterygium wilfordii isolate XIE 37 chromosome 7, ASM1340144v1, whole genome shotgun sequence contains these coding sequences:
- the LOC120002577 gene encoding putative nuclease HARBI1 — translation MSNIYLCQYQTSLPFTCLLHSFPSMRPFIKKFVFNSSSSSSSDDDVEDILLLEAERLSLEMSRGLTSRDRRLYINRGSIQGHNRLFNDYFAENPVYPHDRFRRRFRMSRDLFLRIQEAVEAHDPYFRQKRNAAGKLGLSPLQKITASLRMLAYGVTADFMDEYVRIGESTAIASLKKFTRAIISIFGSEYLRSPNSNDIARLLEIGENRGFPGMLGSIDCMHWKWKNCPSAWKGMYTGHIHEPTLILEAIASYDLWIWHAFFGMPGALNDINVLDRSNVFSELTQGRAPAVNFHVNGNQYSMGYYLADGIYPSWATFVKTIPAPQNNKTKHFVRCQESARKDVERAFGVLQARFAIVRGPARYLETDTLNDIMIACVVLHPMTCLATLKLKPHLPLWKSY, via the coding sequence ATGAGCAACATTTATCTTTGTCAATACCAAACATCTCTCCCATTTACTTGTTTACTACATTCATTTCCATCAATGAGACCATTTATCAAGAAATTCGTTTTTAACTCATCGTCAAGCTCTTCctctgatgatgatgttgaagaTATACTCCTTCTTGAAGCTGAAAGATTGAGCTTGGAAATGAGCAGAGGATTGACATCACGTGATCGGCGTTTGTACATCAACCGAGGATCCATACAAGGCCATAATAGActtttcaatgattattttgctGAAAATCCAGTGTATCCTCATGATCGATTTCGGAGAAGATTTCGTATGAGTAGAGATTTATTTTTACGTATCCAGGAGGCAGTGGAAGCTCATGATCCTTATTTTCGACAAAAAAGAAATGCTGCTGGAAAGCTAGGGTTATCTCCTCTACAAAAGATAACGGCTTCATTGAGGATGCTTGCTTATGGCGTCACCGCAGATTTTATGGACGAGTATGTTAGGATTGGAGAATCCACAGCTATAGCCAGTTTGAAGAAATTTACAAGAGCAATAATTTCTATTTTCGGTTCAGAATATTTGAGGTCCCCAAATAGCAATGATATTGCTAGATTATTGGAGATCGGGGAAAATCGAGGTTTTCCTGGAATGTTGGGGAGTATTGACTGTATGCATTGGAAATGGAAGAATTGTCCGAGTGCGTGGAAAGGTATGTATACTGGTCATATCCACGAACCCACACTCATATTGGAAGCTATAGCTTCGTATGACCTTTGGATATGGCACGCATTCTTTGGTATGCCTGGTGCTCTCAATGACATCAATGTGTTAGACCGATCCAACGTTTTTTCAGAACTTACACAAGGTCGTGCACCTGCTGTGAACTTTCATGTTAATGGCAATCAATACTCAATGGGGTATTATTTAGCTGATGGAATATATCCTTCATGGGCAACTTTTGTGAAGACAATACCAGCACCACAAAATAACAAGACAAAACACTTTGTAAGATGTCAAGAGTCAGCTAGAAAGGATGTGGAGCGTGCATTTGGTGTACTTCAAGCACGTTTTGCAATTGTGCGTGGACCTGCACGTTATCTCGAAACTGATACACTCAATGATATCATGATAGCATGTGTAGTCTTGCATCCAATGACGTGTTTAGCCACGCTGAAACTAAAGCCACATCTTCCTTTGTGGAAAAGTTACTAA